The nucleotide window TGTATTCCTGTTGAGCTAGACGGTTATAATACTATTGATTTATGTGGTACAGGTGGTGATGGAAAAAATACGTTTAATATATCAACCCTATCCTCGTTTGTTACTGCTGGTGCTGGAGTACATGTAACAAAACATGGTAATTATGGCGTCTCATCTGCATCAGGATCCTCTAACGTTATGGAGCATTTAGGTATAAAATTTTCTAATGACATCGATTTTTTAAAACGCAGTTTAGATAAAGCAGGCATTTGTGTTTTACACGCACCGCTTTTTCATCCTGCCATGAAAAATGTGGCACCAATACGTAAGGAACTAGGTGTAAAAACCTTTTTCAATATGCTGGGTCCTATGGTTAATCCAGCATTTCCTAAAAATCAGATGGTTGGAGTTTTTAATTTAGAATTACTCAGACTATATGGTTATTTATATCAAGAAACTGATAAAAATTACGCTATAGTGCATGCTTTAGATGGTTATGATGAAATATCGCTAACGGGAAAAACCAAAACAATTACCAATACTTCCGAAACTTTATTTGAAGCTCAAGACATTGGCTTAGAACAAATCGATGCTTCAGATATTTATGGTGGATCTACTGTAAAAGAAGCAGCTAAAATTTTCAAAAAAATTATTAACGGAAAGGGAACCGAAGCTCAAAATAACGTAGTCTGCGCCAATGCTGGATTGGCCATAGCGACGGTAAAACAGATTTCGCACAAAGACGGTATTGCAATGGCTGAAGAATCCTTAAAAAGTGGTTTAGCAAAATCTAGCCTTGAAAAATTGATTACGTTGAGCGATAAATAAGAAATCTGTGTATAGTAAGCAATAAAAACATAATACACTGATTACTAAATACTTAGTACCGAACACTGAACACTGAATACTGAATACTGAATACTGAAACATGAACATCCTAGATAAAATAGTAATTGACAAACGCAAAGAAGTTGCACTTCGAAAAAGCCTTATTCCTTTAAAACAATTGGAAACTTCAGTGCTTTTTGAAAGATCAACAATCTCGCTCTCTGAGCGTTTAAAAAACAGCACTTCAGGCATCATTGCAGAGCACAAGAGACGTTCACCATCAAAATCTACAATCAACCAAAACTTGAATGTGCAAGATGTTGCTAAGGGTTATGAAGATGCTGGTGTTTGTGGCATGTCTGTGCTTACAGATGGAAAATATTTTGGTGGTTCTTTAGACGATTTATTATTAGCTAGAGCCAGTTGCAATTTGTCACTATTACGCAAAGAATTTATTATTGACACCTATCAAATCTTAGAAGCTAAAGCTTATGGAGCTGATGTCATTTTGTTGATTGCGGCAATCCTAACTAAGGAAGAAATAAAGCAATTTTCAGAATTAGCTAAAAGCCTAGATCTAGATGTTTTGCTTGAGGTTCATAATTTAGAAGAGCTTCAAAAGTCCATTATGCCAACCATTGACATGCTAGGTGTTAATAACAGAAATTTAAAAACTTTTGAAGTAAGCCTAGAAACATCAAAAACATTGAGCAATCACATTCCTGATGATTTTGTAAAAGTTTCAGAAAGTGGTATCAGTTCTATTGAAGCCATAAAGGAATTGCAACCTTATGGATACAAAGGTTTTTTAATTGGTGAAAATTTTATGAAAACTGATAATCCTGGAGAGAGTGCAACAAAATTTATAAAAGACCTAGCAGGTTTTTAAAACCTAGCAGGTCTAAAACAAAACACAGATTCCTGCCTTTGCAGTAATGACAGAAATTATGAAAATCAAAA belongs to Winogradskyella sp. J14-2 and includes:
- the trpC gene encoding indole-3-glycerol phosphate synthase TrpC; amino-acid sequence: MNILDKIVIDKRKEVALRKSLIPLKQLETSVLFERSTISLSERLKNSTSGIIAEHKRRSPSKSTINQNLNVQDVAKGYEDAGVCGMSVLTDGKYFGGSLDDLLLARASCNLSLLRKEFIIDTYQILEAKAYGADVILLIAAILTKEEIKQFSELAKSLDLDVLLEVHNLEELQKSIMPTIDMLGVNNRNLKTFEVSLETSKTLSNHIPDDFVKVSESGISSIEAIKELQPYGYKGFLIGENFMKTDNPGESATKFIKDLAGF
- the trpD gene encoding anthranilate phosphoribosyltransferase — encoded protein: MKEILNRLINQESISAEEAKSVLVNISNGVYNQSQIASFLTVYMMRSITTEELRGFRDALLELCIPVELDGYNTIDLCGTGGDGKNTFNISTLSSFVTAGAGVHVTKHGNYGVSSASGSSNVMEHLGIKFSNDIDFLKRSLDKAGICVLHAPLFHPAMKNVAPIRKELGVKTFFNMLGPMVNPAFPKNQMVGVFNLELLRLYGYLYQETDKNYAIVHALDGYDEISLTGKTKTITNTSETLFEAQDIGLEQIDASDIYGGSTVKEAAKIFKKIINGKGTEAQNNVVCANAGLAIATVKQISHKDGIAMAEESLKSGLAKSSLEKLITLSDK